One stretch of Juglans microcarpa x Juglans regia isolate MS1-56 chromosome 3D, Jm3101_v1.0, whole genome shotgun sequence DNA includes these proteins:
- the LOC121254066 gene encoding probable inositol oxygenase isoform X2, whose protein sequence is MTIAVENPGLGLQVEDKKQSSDLAQNGGHTTPDAAGFAMPDSNAFGQSFRDYEGSVRQNTVEECYRLNHVNQTYDFVKRMREEYGKLNRAEMSIWDCAELLNSFVDESDPDLDEPQIEHLLQTAEAIRKDFPDEDWLHLTALIHDLGKVLLHEKFGELPQWAVVGDTFPLGCAFDESIVHHKHFKGNPDHNNPAYNTKLGVYSEGCGLENVVVSWGHDDYMYLVAKKNGTTLPSAGLFIIRYHSFYPLHKAGAYQFLMNEEDKENLKWLQTFNKSKVRVDVEKVKPYYISLIAKYFPATLRW, encoded by the exons ATGACGATTGCCGTCGAGAATCCAGGGCTCG GGTTACAAGTAGAGGATAAGAAGCAGTCTTCAGACTTGGCACAAAATGGTGGACATACAACACCAGATGCTGCTGGATTTGCCATGCCGGACTCCAACGCTTTTGGCCAATCTTTTAG GGATTATGAAGGAAGCGTAAGGCAAAACACAGTGGAGGAATGCTACCGGTTGAACCATGTTAACCAAACATATGATTTT GTAAAGAGAATGAGGGAAGAGTACGGAAAACTGAACAGAGCAGAGATGAGCATTTGGGACTGCGCTGAACTGCTCAACAGTTTTGTGGATGAAAGCGACCCTGATTTGGATGAGCCTCAGATTGAGCACTTGCTGCAGACTGCTGAAGCCATAAGAAAAGACTTTCCTGATGAAGATTGGCTGCACCTGACTGCCCTTATTCATG ATCTTGGAAAGGTTCTTCTTCATGAGAAATTTGGAGAGCTTCCTCAGTGGGCTGTTGTTG GAGATACATTTCCTCTTGGTTGTGCTTTCGATGAGTCGATTGTTCACCACAAG CACTTCAAGGGCAATCCCGATCACAACAATCCTGCTTACAACACCAAACTTGGAGTCTACTCCGAAGGATGTGGACTAGAAAATGTGGTCGTGTCATGGGGACATGATGACTACATGTACTTG GTGGCCAAGAAAAATGGAACAACTCTACCATCAGCTGGATTGTTTATTATCCGATATCACTCATTTTACC CATTGCACAAAGCAGGAGCATATCAATTCCTGATGAATGAAGAGGATAAAGAGAACTTGAAGTGGCTCCAAACATTCAA CAAGAGCAAAGTACGAGTTGATGTTGAAAAGGTTAAGCCATACTATATATCCCTCATTGCAAAG tATTTTCCAGCAACACTCAGATGGTAA
- the LOC121253833 gene encoding pectinesterase inhibitor 4-like has product MAANTTPRHPLISYHVFMMLLILLFMSTLQAVLATTNTSQTYENYIITSCNSTTYPQLCYMSLSPYASKIKANPKKLCKTSLSVGLEAAQNVSSIVSNQLKQKGSLTSSETAVIKDCVVNIKSSIDELRESLDAMDKLSGWDKEFQMSNIKTWVSAALTDENTCLDVFEEGQEISEKVKNKVRKRILEVARLTSNALYLINNLNY; this is encoded by the coding sequence TGTTTTCATGATGCTTCTCATTCTTCTATTCATGTCGACGCTTCAAGCAGTCTTAGCCACCACCAATACCAGCCAAACCTACGAAAATTACATCATCACATCCTGCAATTCAACCACATACCCACAATTATGCTACATGTCCCTCTCCCCCTATGCCTCCAAAATCAAAGCAAATCCCAAAAAGCTTTGCAAAACCAGCCTTTCCGTAGGCCTAGAAGCTGCACAGAATGTATCCTCCATAGTATCGAATCAACTGAAGCAGAAGGGATCATTGACGAGTTCTGAAACTGCAGTGATTAAGGACTGCGTTGTGAACATTAAAAGCTCCATTGATGAGCTCCGAGAATCCCTGGATGCCATGGACAAATTAAGCGGTTGGGATAAGGAATTCCAGATGTCCAACATTAAGACTTGGGTGAGCGCGGCCTTAACGGATGAGAATACGTGCTTGGATGTGTTTGAGGAAGGCCAAGAAATAAGCGAAAAGGTGAAGAACAAGGTCAGAAAACGTATCTTGGAAGTTGCCAGGCTGACAAGCAATGCCTTGTATCTCATCAACAACCTTAATTACTAG
- the LOC121254066 gene encoding probable inositol oxygenase isoform X1 → MTIAVENPGLGLQVEDKKQSSDLAQNGGHTTPDAAGFAMPDSNAFGQSFRDYEGSVRQNTVEECYRLNHVNQTYDFVKRMREEYGKLNRAEMSIWDCAELLNSFVDESDPDLDEPQIEHLLQTAEAIRKDFPDEDWLHLTALIHDLGKVLLHEKFGELPQWAVVGDTFPLGCAFDESIVHHKHFKGNPDHNNPAYNTKLGVYSEGCGLENVVVSWGHDDYMYLVAKKNGTTLPSAGLFIIRYHSFYPLHKAGAYQFLMNEEDKENLKWLQTFNKYDLYSKSKVRVDVEKVKPYYISLIAKYFPATLRW, encoded by the exons ATGACGATTGCCGTCGAGAATCCAGGGCTCG GGTTACAAGTAGAGGATAAGAAGCAGTCTTCAGACTTGGCACAAAATGGTGGACATACAACACCAGATGCTGCTGGATTTGCCATGCCGGACTCCAACGCTTTTGGCCAATCTTTTAG GGATTATGAAGGAAGCGTAAGGCAAAACACAGTGGAGGAATGCTACCGGTTGAACCATGTTAACCAAACATATGATTTT GTAAAGAGAATGAGGGAAGAGTACGGAAAACTGAACAGAGCAGAGATGAGCATTTGGGACTGCGCTGAACTGCTCAACAGTTTTGTGGATGAAAGCGACCCTGATTTGGATGAGCCTCAGATTGAGCACTTGCTGCAGACTGCTGAAGCCATAAGAAAAGACTTTCCTGATGAAGATTGGCTGCACCTGACTGCCCTTATTCATG ATCTTGGAAAGGTTCTTCTTCATGAGAAATTTGGAGAGCTTCCTCAGTGGGCTGTTGTTG GAGATACATTTCCTCTTGGTTGTGCTTTCGATGAGTCGATTGTTCACCACAAG CACTTCAAGGGCAATCCCGATCACAACAATCCTGCTTACAACACCAAACTTGGAGTCTACTCCGAAGGATGTGGACTAGAAAATGTGGTCGTGTCATGGGGACATGATGACTACATGTACTTG GTGGCCAAGAAAAATGGAACAACTCTACCATCAGCTGGATTGTTTATTATCCGATATCACTCATTTTACC CATTGCACAAAGCAGGAGCATATCAATTCCTGATGAATGAAGAGGATAAAGAGAACTTGAAGTGGCTCCAAACATTCAA CAAATATGATCTCTATAGCAAGAGCAAAGTACGAGTTGATGTTGAAAAGGTTAAGCCATACTATATATCCCTCATTGCAAAG tATTTTCCAGCAACACTCAGATGGTAA
- the LOC121255248 gene encoding pectinesterase inhibitor 4-like: MAANPLRNPLSRHCLMGLLSLLFMISTLHTALAASSTSPSNNIHTYENYIKTACNSTTYPALCYKSLSPYAFKIKENPHHLCKTALSTTLKAARNASSTVKMLSRKIAGLARLEAAVIKDCIVNMENSLDELKQSLNAMKHLNDSNKEVQLENIKTWVSAALIDEHTCMDGFEEGGWVSAPVKNKIRNSLVKIAWLTSNALCLINNLKH, encoded by the coding sequence ATGGCTGCAAATCCTCTTAGAAATCCACTCTCAAGGCATTGTCTCATGGGGcttctctctcttctatttATGATCTCAACGCTTCACACAGCCTTAGCTGCCTCCAGTACTTCTCCAAGTAATAATATTCACACCTACGAAAACTACATCAAAACAGCTTGCAATTCAACCACATACCCAGCATTATGCTACAAATCCCTCTCCCCTTACGccttcaaaatcaaagaaaatccCCACCACCTTTGCAAAACCGCCCTCTCCACAACACTAAAAGCCGCGCGGAATGCATCTTCCACAGTGAAAATGCTATCGAGAAAGATTGCCGGATTGGCGCGTTTAGAAGCTGCAGTCATTAAGGACTGCATCGTGAACATGGAAAACTCCCTCGACGAGCTCAAGCAATCCCTGAATGCCATGAAACATTTAAACGATTCGAATAAGGAAGTGCAGCTGGAGAACATAAAGACATGGGTGAGTGCAGCCTTAATCGATGAGCATACGTGCATGGACGGGTTTGAGGAAGGAGGGTGGGTGAGTGCACCGGTGAAGAACAAGATCAGGAATAGTTTAGTGAAAATTGCTTGGCTGACTAGCAATGCTTTGTGTCTCATCAACAACCTCAAACATTAG